From Streptomyces durmitorensis, a single genomic window includes:
- a CDS encoding O-antigen ligase family protein, whose protein sequence is MAATAGPPGAYERRSASDATGCALLGVCAAWTLITAGVHGGQPEGVLLAVLAVAAGYAGGRICGALLPVAAPCAGALAGIGLAAAAPHLSPGPAGTAPLGHTGAAAALLILASGAACSAAWAARRPATRLAMRLLAVGIVVAAVALGSMAGSVACTGILLCSLATALMRRRALGLAGLALATAVVTGLTWAIADDALPEGLSASLVGQLDGQRVQLWHDALALAGQEPALGVGPGRFADASPTVAENLLTDGRPHSAPLQQAAEQGLAGVVLLAAVFCWLLYALYRSPRSTQVVLSAGAALTALAAVASVGNALSVTAVTTGAGYLAGIATARPLGDEPAQVRPPGSPPLPAAPG, encoded by the coding sequence ATGGCCGCGACGGCCGGGCCACCGGGGGCGTACGAACGGCGCAGCGCGTCCGACGCGACGGGCTGCGCCCTGCTGGGCGTGTGCGCGGCCTGGACCTTGATCACAGCCGGGGTGCACGGCGGTCAGCCCGAGGGCGTGCTCCTCGCGGTGCTCGCCGTGGCCGCGGGGTACGCGGGCGGGCGGATCTGCGGCGCGCTCCTGCCCGTCGCCGCGCCCTGTGCCGGTGCGCTGGCCGGGATCGGCCTCGCGGCGGCGGCCCCGCACCTGTCGCCGGGGCCCGCAGGCACGGCACCGCTCGGCCACACCGGCGCCGCGGCCGCGCTCCTGATCCTGGCGTCGGGGGCGGCCTGCTCCGCGGCGTGGGCGGCCCGCAGACCCGCGACGCGGCTCGCGATGCGGCTGCTCGCCGTGGGGATCGTGGTGGCCGCCGTGGCGCTCGGCTCGATGGCCGGTTCCGTCGCGTGCACCGGGATCCTGCTCTGTTCGCTGGCGACCGCCCTGATGCGGCGCCGGGCGCTCGGCCTCGCGGGGCTCGCCCTGGCGACGGCCGTGGTGACCGGTCTGACCTGGGCGATCGCCGATGACGCACTCCCGGAGGGCCTCAGCGCGTCCCTGGTGGGCCAGCTCGACGGACAGCGGGTCCAGCTGTGGCACGACGCGCTCGCGCTCGCGGGCCAGGAACCGGCGCTCGGGGTGGGGCCCGGCCGGTTCGCCGACGCCAGCCCCACGGTGGCGGAGAACCTCCTCACGGACGGCAGGCCCCATTCGGCGCCGCTTCAGCAGGCGGCGGAGCAGGGCCTTGCGGGCGTGGTCCTGCTCGCTGCGGTGTTCTGCTGGCTGCTGTACGCCCTGTACCGCTCGCCGCGCTCCACCCAGGTCGTCCTGTCGGCGGGCGCTGCCCTGACGGCGCTGGCCGCCGTGGCATCGGTCGGCAACGCGCTGAGCGTCACGGCGGTGACGACGGGCGCGGGGTATCTCGCGGGCATCGCCACGGCGAGACCGCTGGGCGACGAACCGGCGCAGGTCAGGCCGCCGGGCTCCCCGCCACTCCCAGCCGCTCCCGGATGA
- the lnt gene encoding apolipoprotein N-acyltransferase yields MTATTTSADESKQLGPQSAPLSRKARVLRALVPAAASALSGVLLYVSFPPRTLWWLALPAFAVFAWCLHGRSWKAGLGLGYLFGLGFLLPLLVWTGVEVGPGPWLALAAIEAMFVALVGAGIAAVSRLPGYPLWAAALWIAGEAARARVPFSGFPWGKIAFGQADGVFLPLAALGGTPVLGFAVVLCGFGLYEVVRQVREARDPHGTGSVRRGAAAAALLSVLVPVAGAFAARPLVSDDAEDGTATVAAIQGNVPQAGLEFNAQRRAVLDHHVRETERLADRVKAGKAKQPDFVLWPENSSDIDPFTNPDAREAIERAVKAVGAPISVGGVVESKDGKLFNEQILWDPEKGPTDTYDKRQIQPFGEYIPLRDLVGFFSSDVGMVRQDFSRGTKPGVFTMAGTKVGLATCYEAAFDWAVRDTVTHGAQLISVPSNNATFDRSEMTYQQLAMSRIRAVEHSRTVTVPVTSGVSAIIMPDGRVSQKTKWFTADSLVEEVPLRSSQTPATRFGVLPEGILVLIAAGGLGWAVTGAARARRAR; encoded by the coding sequence GTGACCGCCACCACCACCTCCGCAGACGAGTCGAAGCAGCTCGGACCGCAGTCCGCGCCCCTCTCGCGCAAGGCCCGCGTCCTGCGCGCGCTCGTCCCGGCCGCCGCGTCGGCACTCTCCGGAGTGCTGCTGTACGTCAGCTTTCCGCCACGCACCCTGTGGTGGCTCGCGCTGCCGGCCTTCGCGGTGTTCGCCTGGTGTCTGCACGGCCGCAGCTGGAAGGCGGGCCTCGGGCTCGGCTATCTCTTCGGCCTCGGATTCCTGCTGCCGCTCCTGGTGTGGACCGGTGTGGAGGTCGGTCCAGGTCCCTGGCTGGCGCTCGCCGCCATCGAGGCGATGTTCGTCGCCCTCGTCGGAGCGGGCATCGCCGCCGTCTCGCGGCTGCCCGGCTACCCCCTCTGGGCGGCGGCCCTCTGGATCGCCGGTGAGGCGGCACGCGCGCGCGTGCCGTTCAGCGGATTCCCCTGGGGGAAGATCGCCTTCGGGCAGGCGGACGGTGTCTTCCTGCCCCTCGCCGCGCTCGGCGGCACCCCGGTGCTCGGGTTCGCGGTGGTCCTGTGCGGCTTCGGCCTGTACGAGGTCGTCCGCCAGGTGCGCGAGGCCCGCGACCCACACGGCACCGGCTCCGTACGCCGTGGAGCCGCCGCGGCGGCCCTGCTCAGCGTGCTCGTCCCGGTCGCCGGTGCCTTCGCCGCGCGTCCGCTCGTCAGCGACGACGCCGAGGACGGCACCGCGACCGTCGCGGCCATCCAGGGCAACGTGCCGCAGGCGGGCCTGGAGTTCAACGCCCAGCGCCGCGCCGTGCTCGACCACCATGTGCGGGAGACCGAGCGGCTCGCGGACCGGGTGAAGGCGGGCAAGGCGAAGCAGCCGGACTTCGTCCTGTGGCCGGAGAACTCCTCCGACATCGACCCGTTCACCAACCCCGACGCCCGCGAGGCGATCGAGCGCGCGGTGAAGGCGGTCGGCGCCCCGATCTCGGTGGGCGGCGTCGTCGAGTCCAAGGACGGCAAGCTCTTCAACGAGCAGATCCTGTGGGACCCGGAGAAGGGCCCCACGGACACCTACGACAAGCGGCAGATCCAGCCCTTCGGCGAGTACATCCCGCTGCGCGACCTCGTCGGCTTCTTCAGCAGCGACGTCGGCATGGTGCGCCAGGACTTCAGCCGCGGCACGAAGCCCGGCGTCTTCACCATGGCGGGCACGAAGGTGGGGCTCGCCACCTGCTACGAAGCCGCCTTCGACTGGGCCGTGCGCGACACCGTCACCCATGGCGCCCAGCTGATCTCGGTGCCCAGCAACAACGCGACGTTCGACCGCAGCGAGATGACCTACCAGCAGCTGGCCATGTCGCGGATCCGCGCCGTCGAGCACAGCCGCACCGTCACCGTCCCGGTGACCAGCGGGGTGAGCGCGATCATCATGCCGGACGGCCGGGTCTCCCAGAAGACGAAGTGGTTCACCGCCGACTCACTGGTCGAGGAGGTGCCGCTGCGCTCCTCGCAGACCCCGGCCACCCGGTTCGGCGTGCTGCCCGAGGGCATCCTCGTGCTGATCGCGGCCGGCGGACTCGGCTGGGCGGTGACGGGCGCGGCCCGGGCCAGGCGCGCCCGTTAG
- a CDS encoding NUDIX hydrolase, whose translation MATPDFIRTIRADAGHQLLWLPGVTAIVFDDAGRVLLGRRSDNGKWSVIGGIPDPGEQPAACAVREVFEETAVHCVPERVVLVEALEPVTYPNGDTCQFMDVTIRCRAVGGEARVNDDESLEVGWFALDQLPDLHEFGLFRIKQAMAEEQPTWFDRQ comes from the coding sequence ATGGCTACTCCTGACTTCATCCGTACGATCCGGGCCGACGCGGGCCACCAGCTGTTGTGGCTCCCCGGGGTCACCGCCATCGTCTTCGACGACGCGGGCAGAGTGCTGCTCGGGCGGCGCAGCGACAACGGCAAGTGGTCCGTCATCGGCGGCATCCCGGACCCGGGGGAGCAGCCCGCCGCATGTGCCGTGCGCGAGGTGTTCGAGGAGACCGCGGTGCACTGCGTGCCCGAGCGCGTCGTGCTCGTCGAGGCCCTGGAGCCGGTGACGTACCCGAACGGCGACACCTGCCAGTTCATGGACGTCACCATTCGCTGCCGGGCGGTCGGCGGCGAGGCCCGCGTCAACGACGACGAGTCCCTCGAAGTGGGCTGGTTCGCCCTTGACCAGCTGCCCGACCTGCACGAGTTCGGACTCTTCCGGATCAAGCAGGCCATGGCGGAGGAACAGCCCACCTGGTTCGACCGGCAGTGA
- a CDS encoding GMC family oxidoreductase → MPAESPQAEFDYVVVGGGTAGAVVAARLTEDPDVSVCVLEAGPSDVGDDNILQLTKWMALLESGYDWDYPVEPQENGNSFMRHARAKVLGGCSSHNSCIAFWAPAEDLDEWGSLGCTGWSAADCFPLYQRLETNDAPGDHHGRSGPVNIMSVPPNDPCGSALLEACAAAGIPTTPFNTGKTVTRGAHWFQINSRTDGTRSSASVSYLHPILGKRPNLEVRTGLQAKQLLFDENRRCTGVAYLEPDTIHSGSVTARREVIVSCGAIDSPKLLMLSGIGPAAHLRECGVEVLADSPGVGAHLQDHPEGVIMWEAKQPMVTSSTQWWEIGIFADTEPGLDRPDLMFHYGSVPFDMNTYRRGYPTTDNAFCLTPNVTRARSMGTVRLRTRDFRDKPKVDPRYFTDEHDIRVMTYGLRLAREIAAQAPMADWTGAELAPGPDATTDDELFAYIRQTHNTVYHPAGTVRMGATDDADSPLDPELRVKGVTGLRVADASVMPFLPAVNPCITTMMIGEKCADMIKAT, encoded by the coding sequence ATGCCCGCAGAGAGTCCCCAGGCCGAGTTCGACTACGTGGTGGTCGGCGGCGGCACGGCTGGCGCCGTCGTCGCCGCGCGGCTGACCGAGGACCCGGACGTCAGTGTCTGCGTCCTTGAGGCAGGACCTTCGGACGTCGGCGACGACAACATCCTCCAACTGACCAAGTGGATGGCGCTGTTGGAGTCCGGTTACGACTGGGACTACCCGGTGGAGCCGCAGGAGAACGGCAACAGCTTCATGCGGCACGCCCGCGCCAAGGTGCTCGGCGGCTGCTCGTCGCACAACTCCTGCATCGCCTTCTGGGCCCCTGCCGAGGACCTCGACGAGTGGGGCTCACTGGGCTGCACGGGCTGGAGCGCGGCGGACTGCTTCCCGCTCTACCAGCGCCTGGAGACCAACGACGCGCCCGGTGACCATCACGGCCGCTCGGGCCCGGTGAACATCATGAGCGTCCCGCCGAACGACCCCTGCGGATCGGCCCTGCTGGAGGCGTGCGCCGCGGCGGGCATCCCCACCACCCCGTTCAACACCGGCAAGACGGTCACGCGCGGCGCCCACTGGTTCCAGATCAACTCCCGTACGGACGGCACCCGTTCGTCCGCGTCGGTGTCGTATCTGCACCCGATCCTCGGCAAGCGGCCCAACCTGGAGGTGCGCACAGGACTCCAGGCCAAGCAGCTCCTCTTCGACGAGAACCGACGCTGCACGGGCGTCGCGTACCTGGAACCCGACACCATTCACAGCGGCAGCGTCACGGCGCGCCGCGAGGTGATCGTGTCCTGCGGGGCCATCGACTCGCCGAAGCTCCTGATGCTGTCGGGCATCGGACCGGCCGCACACCTGCGGGAGTGCGGCGTGGAGGTCCTCGCGGACTCCCCCGGCGTCGGCGCCCACCTCCAGGACCACCCCGAGGGCGTGATCATGTGGGAGGCGAAGCAGCCTATGGTCACCTCCTCCACCCAGTGGTGGGAGATCGGCATCTTCGCGGACACCGAACCGGGCCTCGACCGCCCGGACCTGATGTTCCACTACGGCTCGGTGCCCTTCGACATGAACACCTACCGGCGCGGCTATCCGACCACCGACAACGCCTTCTGCCTGACCCCGAACGTCACCCGGGCCCGCTCCATGGGCACGGTGCGGCTGCGCACCCGTGACTTCCGGGACAAGCCGAAGGTCGACCCGCGCTACTTCACCGACGAGCACGACATCCGCGTGATGACGTACGGGCTGCGCCTCGCCCGCGAGATCGCCGCGCAGGCCCCGATGGCCGACTGGACGGGCGCCGAACTCGCTCCGGGACCGGACGCCACGACCGACGACGAGCTCTTCGCCTACATCCGCCAGACCCACAACACCGTCTACCACCCGGCGGGCACCGTGCGGATGGGCGCGACGGACGACGCGGACTCGCCGCTCGACCCCGAACTGCGCGTCAAGGGCGTCACCGGACTGCGCGTCGCCGACGCGTCGGTCATGCCGTTCCTGCCCGCGGTCAACCCGTGCATCACCACGATGATGATCGGCGAGAAGTGCGCCGACATGATCAAGGCGACCTGA
- a CDS encoding APC family permease, giving the protein MSTESGPGPDPAVPERTQGQQDDDALGELGYRPELKRTLGNFHTFAAGISYISILTGTFQLFYFGVSFGGPAYWWSWPMVFVGQLMVALCFCELAARYPVAGSIYNWAKKMGGPHVGWLGGWMMMTATMVTLSAVALAYQITLPQISDWFQFVGDGSGKNDAAANAVLLGTVLIVFSTAVNAFGVKLMARINSAGVFIELIAAVALIIFLAAHITRGPSSALTETNGLGSGQTLGYFGAFLTASLASAYVMYGFDTASSLGEESHNPGRNAPRAILRALIASFTIGAFILLFALLAVPDLQAEELSTGGLQYVVLETLGSTIGEIFLWAVVVAITVCVLAVQAAGIRLMFAMARDNNLPAGTHLAKVSPRFQTPVVPAVLIGVVGVVILVININQPQIFSVITSIAIIMIYVAYLLVTVPMLLKRLRRGWQPAEGQFSLGRWGLPINIVAVLWGLAMSINLAWPRAEVYNATGPQHWYLRWGAFLFIGIVALGGFAYYWFVQRHKTGVLAEHRFEELADPTTPPSPPAAP; this is encoded by the coding sequence ATGAGCACGGAATCCGGCCCAGGACCGGACCCCGCCGTCCCGGAGAGGACGCAGGGCCAGCAGGACGACGATGCGCTCGGCGAGCTCGGCTACCGTCCGGAACTCAAGCGGACGCTGGGCAACTTCCACACCTTCGCGGCCGGGATCAGCTACATCTCGATCCTGACCGGCACCTTCCAGCTGTTCTACTTCGGCGTCAGCTTCGGCGGCCCCGCCTACTGGTGGTCCTGGCCGATGGTCTTCGTCGGTCAGCTGATGGTGGCCCTGTGCTTCTGTGAGCTCGCCGCCCGGTATCCGGTCGCAGGCTCCATCTACAACTGGGCCAAGAAGATGGGCGGCCCGCACGTCGGCTGGCTCGGCGGCTGGATGATGATGACGGCCACCATGGTCACGCTCTCCGCCGTGGCGCTCGCCTACCAGATCACGCTGCCGCAGATCTCCGACTGGTTCCAGTTCGTGGGTGACGGCAGCGGCAAGAACGACGCGGCTGCCAACGCCGTGCTCCTCGGCACGGTCCTCATCGTGTTCTCCACCGCGGTGAACGCCTTCGGGGTCAAGCTCATGGCCCGGATCAACTCGGCGGGAGTGTTCATCGAGCTGATCGCCGCGGTCGCGCTGATCATCTTCCTGGCGGCGCACATCACCCGTGGCCCCAGCAGCGCCCTCACCGAGACGAACGGCCTCGGCAGCGGCCAGACGCTCGGGTACTTCGGCGCCTTCCTGACCGCGTCGCTGGCCTCCGCCTATGTCATGTACGGCTTCGACACGGCCTCTTCGCTCGGCGAGGAGTCGCACAACCCGGGCCGCAACGCGCCCCGCGCCATTCTGCGCGCCCTCATCGCCTCCTTCACCATCGGCGCGTTCATCCTGCTGTTCGCCCTGCTTGCGGTGCCGGATCTGCAGGCCGAGGAACTCTCCACCGGCGGACTGCAGTACGTGGTACTCGAAACGCTCGGCTCGACCATCGGTGAGATCTTCCTCTGGGCGGTGGTCGTCGCCATCACCGTCTGTGTCCTTGCCGTGCAGGCCGCCGGCATCCGGCTGATGTTCGCCATGGCACGGGACAACAACCTGCCGGCGGGCACACATCTCGCCAAGGTCAGCCCCCGCTTCCAGACCCCCGTGGTACCCGCCGTGCTGATCGGCGTCGTGGGTGTCGTCATCCTGGTGATCAACATCAACCAGCCGCAGATCTTCTCGGTGATCACGAGCATCGCGATCATCATGATCTACGTGGCCTACCTCCTGGTCACCGTGCCCATGCTGCTGAAGCGGCTGCGCAGGGGGTGGCAGCCCGCCGAAGGCCAGTTCTCGCTCGGCCGGTGGGGGCTGCCGATCAACATCGTCGCGGTGCTCTGGGGCCTGGCCATGTCCATCAACCTCGCCTGGCCCCGCGCGGAGGTCTACAACGCGACGGGACCTCAGCACTGGTACCTGCGCTGGGGCGCGTTCCTCTTCATCGGCATCGTCGCCCTCGGCGGCTTCGCCTACTACTGGTTCGTGCAGCGGCACAAGACGGGCGTCCTCGCCGAGCACCGCTTCGAGGAGCTGGCCGACCCCACCACTCCCCCGTCGCCGCCCGCCGCCCCCTGA
- a CDS encoding aldehyde dehydrogenase family protein: MPELFIGGTWTTAVDGQVREIRCPADNTLVATVDEAGPKDAAAAIAAAREAFDHGPWPATPAAERGRLLLRVADLLERDKDALARAESLDTGKRLVESEYDMDDIANCFRYFGNLTAAGGTDRVVDAGSPDVDSRVVHEPVGVCALITPWNYPLLQTAWKVAPALGAGNTFVLKPSELTPHTSIILMRLLTEAGLPAGAANLILGAGPTAGAPLSEDPRVDMVSFTGGLVTGRRIMAAAAPTVKKVALELGGKNPNIVFADADFEAALDYALMAIFLHSGQVCSAGARLLVEDSLHDRFVDAVVERAQQIRLGGPFDVNARTGPLISAAHRDKVEAYVAAGIAEGAVLRCGGARPDDPALKDGYYYPPTVLDECTPGMSVVTDESFGPVLTVERFRDEAEAIALANDTVYGLAGAVWSQDTGKAQRVAAKMRAGTVWINDFHPYVPQAEWGGMKQSGFGRELGPAGLAEYQEAKHIWRNLAATPQRWFE; the protein is encoded by the coding sequence ATGCCGGAGCTGTTCATCGGCGGAACATGGACCACTGCCGTGGACGGGCAGGTACGGGAAATCCGCTGCCCCGCGGACAACACCCTGGTCGCGACCGTCGACGAGGCCGGGCCGAAGGACGCGGCGGCGGCCATCGCCGCCGCCCGTGAGGCCTTCGACCACGGACCGTGGCCCGCCACTCCGGCGGCCGAACGCGGCCGCCTGCTGTTGCGCGTGGCCGACCTCCTCGAACGCGACAAGGACGCGCTCGCCCGCGCCGAATCCCTGGACACCGGGAAGCGGCTCGTGGAGAGCGAGTACGACATGGACGACATCGCGAACTGCTTCCGCTACTTCGGCAACCTGACGGCCGCGGGCGGCACCGACCGGGTCGTCGACGCCGGGAGCCCGGACGTGGACAGCCGGGTGGTGCACGAGCCGGTCGGGGTGTGCGCGCTGATCACTCCGTGGAACTATCCGCTGCTGCAGACCGCCTGGAAGGTCGCACCGGCGCTCGGCGCGGGCAACACCTTCGTCCTCAAGCCCAGCGAGCTGACCCCGCACACCTCCATCATCCTGATGCGGCTGCTCACCGAGGCCGGGCTGCCTGCCGGGGCGGCCAACCTGATCCTCGGCGCGGGCCCCACCGCGGGCGCGCCGCTCAGCGAGGACCCGCGGGTCGACATGGTGTCGTTCACCGGCGGTCTTGTCACCGGACGGCGCATCATGGCCGCCGCGGCGCCCACGGTGAAGAAGGTCGCCCTGGAACTGGGCGGCAAGAACCCGAACATCGTCTTCGCCGACGCCGACTTCGAGGCCGCGCTCGACTACGCGCTGATGGCGATCTTCCTGCACTCCGGCCAGGTCTGTTCGGCCGGGGCGCGGCTGCTCGTCGAGGACTCGCTGCACGACAGGTTCGTCGACGCGGTGGTCGAGCGCGCGCAGCAGATCCGGCTCGGCGGCCCCTTCGACGTCAACGCCCGCACGGGACCGCTGATCTCCGCCGCGCACCGCGACAAGGTCGAGGCGTACGTGGCGGCGGGCATCGCCGAGGGCGCGGTCCTTCGCTGCGGCGGCGCGCGCCCCGACGACCCGGCGCTGAAGGACGGCTACTACTACCCGCCGACCGTGCTCGACGAGTGCACCCCCGGCATGTCCGTGGTCACCGACGAGTCGTTCGGCCCGGTGCTCACCGTCGAGCGGTTCCGGGACGAGGCCGAGGCGATCGCGCTCGCCAACGACACCGTCTACGGGCTCGCGGGCGCCGTCTGGTCGCAGGACACCGGCAAGGCCCAGCGCGTGGCGGCCAAGATGCGCGCCGGGACCGTCTGGATCAACGACTTCCACCCTTATGTACCGCAGGCGGAGTGGGGCGGCATGAAGCAGTCCGGCTTCGGCCGCGAACTGGGGCCGGCCGGCCTCGCCGAGTACCAAGAGGCCAAGCACATCTGGCGCAATCTCGCAGCGACACCGCAGAGGTGGTTCGAATGA